A single window of Malus sylvestris chromosome 5, drMalSylv7.2, whole genome shotgun sequence DNA harbors:
- the LOC126623345 gene encoding uncharacterized protein LOC126623345, translated as MSLKSKADREWGSTSTSGAGSTSTGYRDDPQPQHDEDDDDEYRNYYMKCNISSSSISEIEEEEGDDIDDEKKGKIKIPSEIKELFGFKGYPRPMPSIKEDIDDHSSHDESVYVGVGKGESSMDALTWSLKHAVDPSSSTTVYLIHVFPEVTYIPSPLGKLPKNQVTSQQVETYMAEERGKRRVLLHKFIDKCSAAKVKVDTILIESDMIGRAILDLIPILNVTKLVIGTNRSNLRKVMSKKGSGIGAQILQSAPEGCEVNIICQGNPVTKTMMDQPQPPTESSFSPPPKDGTTTIISTTNRTTNSMQLQGDQHQRTEKPASSFFCFKPKS; from the exons ATGTCGTTGAAGTCCAAAGCAGATCGGGAATGGGGTAGTACCAGTACTAGTGGCGCCGGAAGTACTAGTACCGGGTACCGCGATGATCCGCAGCCGCAGCATGATGAAGATGACGACGACGAGTACAGAAATTACTACATGAAGTGCAACATATCAAGCAGTAGCATATCCGAGATTGAGGAAGAGGAAGGTGATGACATCGATGATGAGAAGAAGGGTAAGATTAAAATACCAAGCGAGATCAAAGAGCTTTTCGGATTCAAAGGGTACCCGCGGCCGATGCCCTCCATCAAAGAAGATATCGATGATCATAGCAGCCACGATGAGAGCGTTTATGTGGGAGTAGGGAAGGGCGAGTCCAGCATGGACGCGCTGACGTGGTCATTAAAGCACGCGGTGGATCCGTCATCGTCAACCACCGTCTATCTCATACATGTTTTTCCGGAGGTCACCTACATTCCCAGTCCAT TGGGAAAGCTTCCAAAAAACCAAGTGACCTCACAACAGGTAGAAACTTACATGGCCGAGGAAAGAGGCAAGAGGAGAGTGCTCCTTCACAAGTTCATTGATAAATGCTCAGCTGCAAAG GTTAAGGTGGATACAATACTGATTGAAAGTGATATGATCGGAAGGGCTATTTTGGACCTCATCCCTATTCTCAACGTAACAAAGCTTGTCATTGGAACTAACAGATCTAATCTAAG GAAAGTTATGTCTAAGAAAGGCAGCGGGATTGGTGCTCAAATACTTCAAAGTGCACCCGAAGGCTGTGAGGTAAACATCATATGCCAAGGAAACCCAGTGACAAAGACGATGATGGATCAGCCTCAGCCACCGACTGAGTCGTCGTTCTCCCCACCTCCCAAGGACGGTACAACGACGATTATTAGTACTACTAATAGAACTACCAACTCTATGCAATTGCAAGGAGACCAACATCAGAGGACTGAAAAGCCGGCCTCTTCATTCTTCTGTTTTAAACCCAAGTCTTAA